The following coding sequences lie in one Rutidosis leptorrhynchoides isolate AG116_Rl617_1_P2 chromosome 6, CSIRO_AGI_Rlap_v1, whole genome shotgun sequence genomic window:
- the LOC139855038 gene encoding uncharacterized protein, whose protein sequence is MHWDSPQEAMPWVGLYVGVASLVCTLAMAADLFQGFRQRKLWFPCKFFTLNAASITLIAIAMKLPVDLTSDMSSLNDKNAKLASMLFLFTLLANLLPSLGLMNDNELLTNIIALGILIITIIVNVFIQSGTNVFLGTTIELPVIIFPLLLPFSLALTVPTLRRLLEHQYNELHKSASTGLEIEFPYQEFVHYVKKYWMMAETGNPQFVLACSPFCSASGVICSVYVVTAFGNLVNQIKNSSIFSNAKSDYKWSINVIIFVQSIGIVVGSIAPIFRSFTAFGVFSLSRKWSMKHVNMFKVEKHWTQRLRQWKRSHVRSHIPGRHCKKVFHIVKNMFLNICLALHVTIVVICKTLRLIPSSSVIMLSSSCYLCKLFLKRFKRDSNASNSDARSEMKEYTNHVIQLEREAKLSNRVLKSMLKSITKLLVESEGKEPRNLIKFLEKSIGFDGVVDFVSDEVPALQSEETLNCWSLVVVTLTAIAIALPNIANSNINVLLSSMKEGLQLVRHIEESLNANGELLKARKAARRVWTNVELYRRWLEIDLQKKAHKGKTSKEILQWLGDEAVKIVIQFKKCKNGNLEQSHHKFIAANTMYKISQTVLLHCNEVENWPRDEELFEWISITIADILCACFTNLPRVITMKCHDGSLEKREESIQTAAQLLGKSKKILNIVKTNQLPTLDPDTMAYIDEWHALLKSQNPNGCASLARIESGSSNSNEWVVTI, encoded by the coding sequence ATGCATTGGGATTCTCCTCAAGAAGCCATGCCATGGGTGGGGTTGTATGTTGGTGTAGCATCATTAGTTTGCACTTTAGCAATGGCAGCCGATCTCTTTCAAGGTTTCCGACAACGCAAACTTTGGTTTCCATGCAAATTTTTCACTCTCAATGCTGCTTCCATCACGCTAATAGCAATAGCCATGAAACTACCTGTCGATCTAACTAGCGACATGTCTAGTTTGAACGACAAGAATGCAAAGCTTGCCAGTATGCTTTTCTTGTTCACCCTTTTAGCTAACTTACTCCCGTCTTTAGGGCTAATGAATGATAACGAACTTCTTACAAACATCATAGCTTTGGGTATTCTCATAATCACCATTATTGTAAATGTATTCATTCAATCTGGTACTAACGTGTTTCTCGGAACAACTATAGAATTGCCTGTAATAATATTTCCTCTTCTTTTGCCTTTTTCATTAGCTTTAACAGTTCCAACATTAAGAAGACTATTAGAGCACCAGTATAACGAGTTACATAAATCGGCATCAACTGGTTTAGAGATCGAATTTCCGTACCAAGAATTTGTACATTACGTTAAAAAGTATTGGATGATGGCAGAAACTGGTAACCCTCAATTTGTACTTGCTTGTTCGCCGTTTTGTTCTGCTTCCGGGGTTATATGCTCGGTATATGTGGTAACTGCGTTTGGTAATTTGGTAAACCAGATCAAAAACTCATCGATTTTTTCGAATGCAAAGTCAGATTATAAGTGGTCAATTAATGTGATCATTTTCGTGCAGTCGATTGGGATTGTTGTAGGTAGTATAGCCCCAATATTTAGATCTTTTACTGCTTTCGGTGTTTTCAGCCTTTCGAGAAAATGGAGTATGAAACATGTAAACATGTTTAAAGTCGAAAAGCATTGGACTCAAAGGCTTCGACAGTGGAAGCGCAGTCATGTGCGTTCACATATCCCTGGCCGACATTGCAAAAAGGTTTTCCATATTGttaaaaacatgtttttgaacatcTGTTTAGCACTTCATGTAACAATTGTGGTTATTTGTAAAACCTTGCGTCTCATTCCCAGTTCTTCGGTGATCATGTTATCGTCTTCTTGTTATCTCTGCAAGTTATTCTTAAAAAGGTTCAAAAGGGACTCCAATGCATCAAACAGTGACGCAAGATCGGAGATGAAAGAGTATACTAACCATGTTATACAGCTTGAAAGAGAGGCGAAGCTTTCGAACAGAGTATTGAAAAGTATGCTCAAATCTATAACAAAACTTCTAGTAGAGTCCGAAGGAAAAGAACCCAGAAATCTTATTAAGTTTCTAGAAAAATCTATAGGTTTCGACGGGGTAGTAGATTTCGTAAGTGACGAGGTTCCGGCTTTACAATCGGAAGAAACCCTAAATTGTTGGAGTCTAGTAGTAGTGACACTAACTGCCATAGCTATTGCACTTCCTAACATTGCAAATAGTAACATCAATGTGCTACTTTCGAGTATGAAGGAAGGTCTACAACTTGTACGACACATCGAAGAAAGTTTAAATGCAAATGGCGAATTGTTAAAGGCAAGAAAAGCAGCTAGACGAGTATGGACAAACGTTGAATTATACCGAAGGTGGTTAGAGATTGATCTTCAAAAGAAGGCTCATAAAGGGAAAACGTCAAAGGAAATTCTTCAATGGTTGGGCGATGAAGCTGTAAAAATTGTGATACAGTTCAAGAAATGCAAAAACGGAAATCTAGAGCAGTCACATCATAAGTTCATCGCTGCGAATACCATGTACAAAATTAGCCAAACTGTATTGCTACATTGCAATGAGGTAGAAAATTGGCCGAGAGATGAGGAACTTTTTGAGTGGATATCGATTACAATTGCAGATATATTATGTGCATGCTTTACTAATTTACCGCGGGTCATAACTATGAAATGCCATGATGGTTCCTTAGAGAAGCGAGAAGAAAGCATTCAGACTGCAGCCCAACTTCTTGGTAAATCGAAAAAGATTTTGAATATCGTTAAAACGAACCAACTTCCTACCTTAGATCCGGACACAATGGCTTACATTGATGAGTGGCATGCATTATTAAAAAGTCAAAATCCCAATGGTTGTGCTTCTTTAGCCAGGATTGAATCAGGTTCTTCAAATTCTAATGAATGGGTTGTAACAATTTAA